The sequence CCTCCCCGATAAGGAGTTCACCATCGACCTTGCGCTTGCCCTAAGTGCTAGCGGAGTCGATTCTTTGGAGCTTGGAGTTCCCTTTTCTGACCCTGTGGCCGATGGCCCGATTATCGAGCACGCCAATCTTTTAGCCCTGCAAAAGGGCTTTAGCCTCCAAGACCTCTATGAGATCACCGAGAAGATATCCCCAAGCATTGACACCCTTTGGATGGGCTATCTCAACCCTTTTCATAAGGTGGGGTTTGAGCAGACCTGCCAAAAGGCCAAAAGCCTAGGAGTTAGTGGGCTCATCATTCCCGATGTCCCCTTTGAAGAGAGTGCGCCCTTTGAGGAGCAATGCCTCCAAAACAATCTCGCCCTTATCCGCTTCATCGCTCCCACTCTAGGCACCTCTAGAATCGCCACCATTGCTCCCATGGCGAGAAAATTCATCTATCTTGTCGCTTACGCTGGAATCACGGGTAGCGGCAGAGAAGAGCCTCTCTCGCCTCTTATTGAGGAGATTCGCGCCATCAACCCTGAGATCCCCCTCTATCTTGGATTTGGCGTGAATGAGCACAACGCCAAGGAGAAATCCAAAGAGGTGGATGGTGTCATTGTCGGAAGTGCACTGGTGAAAGTCCTGCTAGATGAGCGCTTGACAAACACCCAGAAAATGACTACAATCTGCGCCCTCGCCAAAAGCATCAAAGAGTCGATCAACTCTTAAAGCCCAAAGGCGCGTTTCCCGCACGATTCTGGGGTCGACTTGGATTTCGACGGGAGCTAAATAGCCTCGGTTGCATGTCGGCATGGGCACGCCGTAAAACTACCCGCAATCAATAAACGCAAACAACGCAAACTACGCTCCCGCTTACGCCAAAGCTGCGTAAGTCTAACTCTTCGGAGCCGTCAAGCCTCACAATGCTAACTAGTGGGGATTTGGCGTAACTTTGTTAGCCGCTCTCTCGTCTCATCCGAAGCGAGGGAAAAGATTAGGATTGCCCATCACTTCCGCCTTGGGGGCTTGAGCAAAGCGATGGAAAGAGCTTTCAACCCCATCTAAGCATGTAGAGACTGGGGTGGGTTTGGCTTTCGGACTGGGGTTCGATTCCCCACGACTCCACCACTCTTATCTTCCAAACCACCTAAAAACAGAGGCTTTCGCCTCCTCCTTGCTCCTTCCTCAAGTTTTAATTTTAATTTGATATACTAGACCAAATCGCTCAAGTAGGTGAAAGTTTTACCTATCTCTTTGAGAGCGAATCCACCCCGTGGAGAGGCAGCGGTCGTTGCGCAACCCCAACCAAAAACTACGGAGCCTTCATGCACTTCTATGATAAAGCCAAGCAGTTCTCCCTCAAAGAGATCAGCCCCAAGGCGGAGAGAATCGACCAAGAGGCGATTTTCC comes from Wolinella succinogenes DSM 1740 and encodes:
- the trpA gene encoding tryptophan synthase subunit alpha; the protein is MKKLVAYITAALPDKEFTIDLALALSASGVDSLELGVPFSDPVADGPIIEHANLLALQKGFSLQDLYEITEKISPSIDTLWMGYLNPFHKVGFEQTCQKAKSLGVSGLIIPDVPFEESAPFEEQCLQNNLALIRFIAPTLGTSRIATIAPMARKFIYLVAYAGITGSGREEPLSPLIEEIRAINPEIPLYLGFGVNEHNAKEKSKEVDGVIVGSALVKVLLDERLTNTQKMTTICALAKSIKESINS